DNA from Verrucomicrobiia bacterium:
TTTATTGGCATCATAAAAAATTCTTACATCCGCCTTTGCCGTGCCCAACAATTCTTGAGCTCGTTTCAAGGCATTGCGGGTAGCAACATTAGGATTTTGTGTGGAACCAGGAAAGATATTTTCTGAACCTAGCAAATTAAAAAGACCTGAAGATTTTAAAACTCGAATCACATCTCGCATCGCGCCACTGATTAATAGATGACAACCCCGACCTCGCAAAAATAAAATCAACTCTTCCAACGCCATCACACTCGTCGCATCCAAATGACGCGCATTCTTTAACCGTAAAACAATCACCTTTAGATTCTCATCTGTTGCCACACGCCGAATTTCATTACGAAACAAATCCGAAGCGCCAAAAAACAGCTCGCCCTCAACATGAATAATGGAGATTTGCGGATTGACTCGTTTTCCCAAAGCATCCACCTCGCACAAATTGCCTTCCTCATTAAACGTATATTCTACCAATTGTGGCATCGCTGCCTTGCGCAAAAACAAAACAATAGAAAAAGCCGCCCCCAGAAAAATCGCAAAATCCAAGGGCGTTAATAGAGTCGCTAAAAAAGTCACTATTAAAACAATTCCATCCGATCGGGTCGCTCGCAGTGCAATACGGATACGACGCCAATCGACCAAACCCCAAGCTACCCGAATCACGCATACCGCCAAAGCAGACAATGGAACCCATCCAATCATGGGGCCTGCAAAAAAAACTGCCGCGGCACAAATTAATCCACTCCAAACACTTGCCAAAGAAGTTTTTGCACCACTTTCATAATTAAGTTGTGAACGAACGGGAGAAGTCGAAGCGGGCATGCCCGAAAAAAAAGCGCAAGCCACATTTGCAATACCCATACTAAGCGTGTCCTGATTCACATCGTAAGGGCGATTGGTGCGACTTGCCAACGATTTAGAAATAAAAGTGCCTTCCAAAATCGCAAATAAAGCCAAAGCAAATGCCTCATCGGCTAAGCCATAAAAACTATTTAAACTCCAAGCAGGCCAACTCAATGGCCATGATGCAAAGGGAAGAGGTACTAAAAAGCGTGCTTCAGCACCTGCCCACCGCAAAATCTGAGCGATTATTGTTGTTAACCCTAATGTAATCGCTGCAGTTGGCCATCGAGTATAATGTTTTCGAACTCCTTCATAAATACCCAACGCAAATAAGGCCAAACTTAAATCCTGCCAGCGTGTTTCATTCAGCCCATGAAATGTTAATTTCCACACATCAAAAAATGTCGTGGCCTCTCCCACACTGAACCCTAAACAATGATGCAACTGATTAGCAATAATCAGTAGTGCAGCACCCGTCATATAACCAATTACCACACTGCGCGAAACATACTGAATTAAAGTCGGAACATGCAGAAATGCCGCAGCAATTAATAAAAGTCCCACCAACAAAACTAACAAACTCAAACTGGCCAATTTATCGCCCCCAGAAGGATCCAAAATAAAAGCGCTTAAAACTAAAATCGCCGTCGCATTGGATGGCCCCAAAATAGTAAAACGCGAACTGGAAAACCAAGGACCTACAAAAGCTGCAATCGCGGAACAATAAATGCCATATTGAATCGGCAATCCTGCTACCAAAGCATAAGCCATGCCTTGTGGTAAAGCCATTAAAGCCACACTAAGCGCCGCTTTGAAATCTCCTTTGGCTTTAACCGTGTCGTAATGAGCAAAATCTTCCCGAATCGGAAAAAATTTTAACTGGCTTTTTATGGAAAGCTGTCGCCAGGAAATCTTCACTTCGCGCCATAACTCTTTCCATTTCATGTGATTCGTTATTAGTTCAACTTATGATATAACCCTTTGAAAGTAAATTAAAAGACATGCCAGGAAGCGCAACCACGAATAAAAACTCCTCTCAAGCCATTCAACGACCCAAGAGGAGCTTAATTCTTTAAGAAAAAGAAATTTAATTTTACTTTCTTCTCACCTCAAAAGGCGTGGGATTAGTAAAGATTGGAGATACAGCTTGATTGATGCCGTCTGCTCCCAAAGTTGCTTGCAATAAAACTGTCGCATTACCCGCCGGCAAATCTGCTCCCACCGATTTTGCAATAAATTTTCCTAAGCTCTTAGGTTTAGTCGCCTTGAACCCTTTGATCTTAGTCACATCTTGGAACGCCGTAACTTGTGCTACTTCGCCATTCGTATTGGTGCTAGTAAATAGGAATGCCAACTGAATTTTGAGCGGCAAAGTCGTAATATCAGCTTTCGTAAAGACATTGGTGCCGGTATCAAATTTGCCTTTTACTTTAAACGCTTTGCCCACTTTGAGTTTAGGCGTGCGTTTGGCAGGTTTGATTTTGCTAAAGGTAATAGCGAATTCCTTTCGCACTTTAACTGTTGCGCTATTCGTTAAATCATCAAAAACTGCCGTGATCGCAACATCGCCAGCGCTTAAACCCGTCACAACTCCGACATTGTCGACTGTAGCAATATTCGTATCACCCGAACTCCAAGTCGACGCAAGCGTGACATTTGTCGTGCCATTGGTGCCAATGCCCGTTGCTGTCATTTGCAGAGTTTTACCAATCGCAATAAACCCGTTAGTCGGTGTTACCACTAAATTCGTGATGCCTGTGACCGGTTCCACAATCGGGTTTACTGTGACTTGGAAAGTGTCTTCGACAAATAAACTCCCCTCATCCGTTGCACGCACGGTGATCGTAAAGACACCATTCGAGTTAGGAAGATAACTTAAAGTGAGTGTGTCTGCATTGTTATCAACTACTACACCACTGAAAATTTCAGCATCGCCACTCACAAAATTGGTCGCTTCTACGGAATAAACCAAATTCGCATCAGCCGTTTCCACGTCTTGGAAAGCGGGCGGCAAATTAATGATAGTGGGTGGCGCATTTTCATCTACGACCACATCCGCAATGCCAGCTCCTTCAATAGTGGGAGAAGTATTGGCAACAGAAGTGAAATTCCAAGTCGTCTGATTATTAATACCAGCGAAAGCGTTGTTAGCCACATCCACGAAAGCGCCATTATCAACCAGCACATGATAATCCGTGCCAAAAGCTAAAACACCGTTGGGATTAATCGTTGCCGTATTTCCTAAAATGCTAACACGAGGATCATTCACTGGGATCACTTCGAAGTTGCCCACCCCTGTTTCAACAATCGTGATATTTCCCGCTCCTACCACCACCGATTCGCTAAATTGAATCGATAAATTGGCGCTCGGGACAACGCCAGTGGCATTATCGGGTGGAGTTAAAACAGCAATGGTCGGTGCCGTAACATCTTGAACAGTATGATTAATC
Protein-coding regions in this window:
- a CDS encoding SulP family inorganic anion transporter codes for the protein MKWKELWREVKISWRQLSIKSQLKFFPIREDFAHYDTVKAKGDFKAALSVALMALPQGMAYALVAGLPIQYGIYCSAIAAFVGPWFSSSRFTILGPSNATAILVLSAFILDPSGGDKLASLSLLVLLVGLLLIAAAFLHVPTLIQYVSRSVVIGYMTGAALLIIANQLHHCLGFSVGEATTFFDVWKLTFHGLNETRWQDLSLALFALGIYEGVRKHYTRWPTAAITLGLTTIIAQILRWAGAEARFLVPLPFASWPLSWPAWSLNSFYGLADEAFALALFAILEGTFISKSLASRTNRPYDVNQDTLSMGIANVACAFFSGMPASTSPVRSQLNYESGAKTSLASVWSGLICAAAVFFAGPMIGWVPLSALAVCVIRVAWGLVDWRRIRIALRATRSDGIVLIVTFLATLLTPLDFAIFLGAAFSIVLFLRKAAMPQLVEYTFNEEGNLCEVDALGKRVNPQISIIHVEGELFFGASDLFRNEIRRVATDENLKVIVLRLKNARHLDATSVMALEELILFLRGRGCHLLISGAMRDVIRVLKSSGLFNLLGSENIFPGSTQNPNVATRNALKRAQELLGTAKADVRIFYDANKINKTET